Part of the Odocoileus virginianus isolate 20LAN1187 ecotype Illinois chromosome 16, Ovbor_1.2, whole genome shotgun sequence genome is shown below.
ACTAAGGGCCCCATCAGCTGACCGCAGACAAATCACCGGGCCGGCCAGCTCCAGGAGGCGCAGATCCACACCTGCCAAGTGGCCCAGCCCTCGGCGGCTCTCAGGGGCCAGAGACCAGACAGTAGGAGGAGCCACAGCCGCCTGTCTCCCCTAGGAGCCCGCCGCTGGCTCCAAGCATGCTTCACAAGCGAACACGGGCACAGTGGGAGGGACCGAATCCCAACCTAGCCCAGCAGAGCGGAGGGCCGCGGACAAGCGGGGCGCTCGAGGCCCCAGGCTGCCCCTCTCTGCGTCCCTCCCAGGGGGCACGCCTCCCACCCAGCCCGGATCTTGCCCGGCAGGGAAAAGCATGGGGAAGACCCCTCCGAACCCACACAGGAGCCTGCGGGGGTGAGGGCGTGCGGGGCGGAAcctggggagggcggggcaggCGGGCTCACCGAGGAACCGCAGCACGGCCTCCAAGGGCTTCCGCGTGGCCTGCTTGAGCACCAGCGGGCTCTGGGAGGCTTCCGGCAGCCGAGCCGTGcctgcagggggccagggtcAGTGCGCTCGCCCGCCGGCAGCACCCCCACCCGGCCCGCCCCGGGGGACACTCACACTCGGCCTTGATGGCCGCGCTGTTGATGGGCATGTAGGGGTGGCGGGCGGCGTGCCAGGGGCGTAAGATCTCGCGGCACAGGCGCCGGGCGATGCGCGTGAGCTTGGTGGTGTGCAGGTAGAAGGCCTGTCTCGTCTTCATGGCGAACTTGGGGCTCCCGCTGCTCCGCGCTGGGATGCCGTGGGGGCTCTGCGGAAGGGGGCGCGCCGCCCCGACACAGCGCCATGACTGTGGGCCAGGCCGCAGGGGCGGGGCGCGCgggagggcggggtggggcgtGGGGCGGGGCTTACCATGTTACTGCGATTGGGTCCCGGCCTCTCTCCATCTAACCGGGTTGGCATTTTCAAGCCACCATATTTCTTCCAATATGTCCAACAAGACGCGCAGAGGCGACACTGCATGTTAGGGGGACCCCAAGAATACCACTGGTAAGACTGGGTGGCTACGGACAACAAAGTTGAAAATAGACGGATTCTTAAGCAGAACCAGTGACGGCAGAGAGCATTCCACAGCTGTCGCCCGCCCACACCAACCCGGGCCCGGGCACCACGCCCCCCTCACTCCCGACCAGGGCTCCTCCAGGCAGGGTGcgacccccgcccccaggccggTCCCCGGGACGGTGCAGGGGTGCCCAGGGCCGCGGACTAGGGTGCGCCTGGATGCCTGGGGGGCACTTACTGTAACAGCTCTCGCAGGCCCGGCCGGCCCCAGGGCTCTGGCCTGGCGGCCCCGCGCCGTTCACCACGCCTGCCTTGACGTTATTGACGCTGATCTGGTTCGGGTTTGGTTTGTTACTTGGgtaagggagagagggagagcgtCACAGGAGCACGGAGCCCCGGGCGCGCGGCTCTGGGGCCCCGGCAGCCCCGTCCACACCCGCCTGGCTGCAGGGCAGCCGCCAACCCCAGCTCTCTCCCCGTAGCCTCGGGTCAGAGTCAGACCCCATGTTGGACGGCTTCCAGCCTCCGCGCCCGGTGCTGCCTGGCAGACCGAGGGAGAGCCAGGGCCAGGTCCTGCCCTCCCACCGCCCCCACCATCCTGGGCTTTGAGGACAGGCCTCTGTCTCGCCCAGACTCTGAGCCACGTGAGGCCAGCGCCAGGCCTGGCCCACCCAGGGATGTGGAGACACAGGGGTGGTGCTCTGGGGGTGCACTTACTAGTTGGGGATATAAACTTGCTTTAACTTGCTCTCCGCTTCAGCTGCTTTCAAGCGTTTCTTAAAACACAGAACACAGGGTCAGAGGCTGGCAGCTGGGCTTGCAGAGGGGCGACCCCGGCCGCGCCAGCTGGCCCTCACCTGCTGCACGTATCTGTCGGTGGTCTTCCACATGTAGTAGTACTCAATGATGCTGGTGAGCGACTTCCAGGGGAGCTGTGGGAGGGGGGCGTCTCAGGGGGGGGGAGGGCCCTGCCGGGCCCCGCCCAGGCCACCGTCAGGGCCCCGCCCAGGCTCGCCCTCTCCTGGGCGGACAGCACGGCCCAGAAGCTCCTCCCGTTTCTATTCCTGCCACAGCGCCTGCGCCCTGCTAGCTGGCTGGCTGGGTAGGTAGgcactcccacccccagcacacagtgccagggtgggggggcagagaggaggcaCCCAGGCCCCCACCCCGTCCAGGCTGCGGGCTGCACATGCGCACGCGCTCTGCTCCCGCTGTTCTGGCATCAACCCTGGCTCACAGGCCGAGCGCAAGTCCAGCAGGGCTCGCGCCACCTGCGGGCCTGCCTCCCGTGAGCACGTTCACCCACAACATCCGCCCGGGTGAGTCGATCGCAGGCTATGCGTCTCCTGCACCTGGGCCGTCACACAGGAGTGCTAGAGGCCCGGGACCTGTCGGAGGGGAAGAGGGGGTGTGGCCAGTGTGCCCAGCGCGCTCCGCTTATTTCTGGTGAGGAGACCTTGCTGAGGTTTCAGCACACTCTAGCTGTCCGTCAAGAGGCTGGCTCCGGGCTCGGCCTGCACCCTCGGCACCAGGGCTCTGAGGGGCCCTCTGAGGGCCTCTGGGCCACACTGCTTCTCTGCCTTCTGCGGTGAGCCCGGCACCAGCTTTGTCTATTCCAGCTGAGATGCCGCTGGGCATCAGATGTGGGCCGCTGCATCCCGGGCTCTCCCAGGGGCTCATGGTCAGGCCAGCCTGGCCGCCCTGCTGCCCTCTCTGTACGGACGTGCTCCTCTGAGTGACCAGCATTCTTTCAGACGAGCTCAAGTGTGTTTTAGGGGCTGTGAGAGTGGGAGGGGTCCCTGCGGACTTGATTCCCACGGGCTCAGCGAGGGACACTTCCAAGGACGTATGCGGAGGCTCGACTGGttattaaaaacaactggactcaAACACACCCGGGGCCTGAGGGCCGGTGAGGACCTGGACCTGGAGATGCAGCAGGCGCCTCTAACAGACGAGGGGACGGGAACATGGAGGCCTGGGGAGCAGCGCGGTCCTGAGCCCGCCCTGCGGTACTCACAAAGTCTTGCTGAATGTCCGTGAAGTCCTTCCCGTACTTTTCCAGGGCCTCCTCGAAAAGGCTGGCCTCTGAGGCTGACCACTCTTCCATCTCATCCCTGCAGAGCACGGGCCCGCCCTGCGGCACCAGGGCTGAGATGGCCTTGGCGACGTCATACACGCTCCTGTGCAGCGTGTCCATGGCGTGGAACTGtgcagggcaggaggcagggtcaCCCGGGCCCCGCGCTggcacccacccccagcccagacgGCGGACACACCCGGGTCACGTGTGGAAGGCCACAGGAGACGGGGCGGCTGCGGGCCTCTGGGGGAGTGTGGGGAGAGAGCTGTGGGCAAACAGGGCTGGCCCGGGGCACATGAGCACCCTTCTGGGAGACGTGCTGCCCGAGACGGGGCGGGAGGAAGGAGTAGGGCAGCCCCAGGACGTGCAGGTCAGCCTGAGCCTGTGTGGAGACGGGCTGCCACATGAGGGCACCGAGAGCCCTGCCGGGGGACGGGCTGGTCTGAGCAGGCCCCTTACCAGGGTGATGTCCCGGGAGGCGGCCGCGGCGCTCATGTGCAGGCTGGGCTGCCGGACAGAACTACTGCAGTCCAGGGCCCGGGCGAAGGTGCCCAcggagctgggggggggggggggggagagacgCTGACACCGAAGCAGACAAGCAGGCCAGCCGGGCTGAGCGCGACAGGCAGCGGCGCCCAGGCTCAGCCATCTTGAGGAGGAGTGCTCTGCTCTGGAGTTTGGGGACTGAGTCTGAGTCTGAGTCTCCGCAGAGCTCTTCTCATGAGACAGCCTTCGGATTCCAGCGCTGGATGGCGCCTGGCTAGGGGGTGGCATGTGGCCCTGAGTGCTCACCAGAGCTGCCCCGCGGGGGCCAGGGTGTCAGCCTCAGCAGAGGCAGCTCCGGAGAGTGCATCCGCTTCGTGTCCGGGAGGCCTCGGCCTTGGCCACGTCCGCCCCAGCGGCCTCTGCCCAGTCCCTGAGCCAGATGGGCACCCTGTCCCACCCCGCGGTCTGCGGAAAGAGCCCCACCGGCACCTGGCTTGCTCAGCCTGTTCGGGGGGTGGCCCCGAGCAGCCCCTCAGAGCCAGCTCCGTGTGCAGGAGGGGCCAGGCCTCCCTAGGGACCAGGAACGGGTCACCACAGAGCAGGCCCAGCCCCTGCTGACCTCGTGTGCCCTTCGCCGGGCGATGCCCCACAGCACAGCTATCCCAGAACCCACCACGGGGTGAGTGAGCAGCTAAGGCCATGCCAGCCTGTGCCCCGCCTGACGGCACTCACCGGGCCACCACCAGGAACTGGTCGATCTGCTTGTCCACGAGCGGGTTGCGGGCCTCCCACACCTTGGTCTCCAGCTTGGACTGGTCTCGGCCATCCTCCTCGCCTGTGGGGAACGGGTGCCGCGGGGTGAGGCCACCGGGGCCGTGGGAGGAGCCCCAAGGCTCTCGTGAGAGCTCGGAGCCAGGGGTCCCCTTAGGGCCCGGCCTACTGGGGTGAGGGATGGAGCACCCCCTTCtgcagggagggagagggtgagtgAGCCCGGGGTAGGGACACAGcacacatgtgcacgcacacacacacggacgcacatacaccacacacaggAATGCGTGtacacacaggcgcacacacacacacacggatgcGGTGGGGTCGGTGCTCCAGGGCGAGCGTGGCGCAGGGCAAGCCTCCGCCTCTGGCGTGGAGTCCGGGTCTGGGCTCCCGGGCCCCTGGAGAGCCTCCGGGAGGGCCCTGGCAGCACAGACGGTGGGCGAGGGGCGGGCGCTTCAGGTCTGATCAGCCGAGCCCCCGACCACCAGCACGCTGGTGCCGGCTCGGCAGACATTCGCCTGCCACCTGGGCCCTGAGGCCACAGGCCTCGTCTCGGGGCGTCTTCCCCTCAGCCTGCAGGTGGTGTGGGGGGGCCCAGGGCCCGGCCATGGATGCTCCTGTCCTGGGCAGTGCCCACGCCAAGGGCTGGTGTGCTCCGGTCAGCAGGGGGGATGGGGCCACAAGGAGGGTCTGGAGAATGCCCACCCTGGCATGGCTGGGCTGGCGTGGAGGACATGTCACACCCACACTACTCAACTCGGGCGCCCGGGCTGAACGTCTGCAGACACCCTCAGCCACGGTCCCTCTTGGTGGGAATCCGCTTCCAGGCCCAGGACCCCGCACACTTGGGAATCCTGTGGAGCCTGGAGTGGGTGCGGGTCAGCAGGGTTGGATGTGGCTGAAAGTCTCTGGGGAGACATGTGCCCCCTCGCCCTGGGGACGTCACCCTGGCGGGCTCCAGGGGCATGCTGGGCCAGGGGTCCACGGGAGGGAAGCCCAGCACCGCAGACGTGCAGGGCTGACCCAGGGACAGGGCGTGCAGATCCAAGAGCCTGGGGTGCCAGGGCTGCGGGACGCAATGGGGCGCCTGGAGGACGGGCACGGGTGGGCTCCCCGCCGGCAGTGCCTCAGCACCAAGACCCTCCCCGGGGAAGGCGGGGACCCTCTTCCTGCATCAAGGCCCCAGCGACGTGGTCAGGCAGCCAGGCCCAGAACCCCGGGCACAGTGGCACCCGTCTCAGGGCCACGCTGGCTGGCAGGCAGCATCACGGCACACTCTGTGCTGCCACACACGTTCACGGCCGGGGCGCAGGTTCACAGGGGCAGGGTCCACGCCCTGGGAAGCACGCAAAGACGGCAGGCTGAGGCCTTCGCCAGGGCCCCCGGGGCAGGAGTGGGAAACGCCCAGGCGGCAGGGCTCGCTCAGGGCAGCTGAGGACAGAGGCTCATCCCCGCCGAGCACCCAGGCGGTTGGCAACGCGAGCTCTTTGGACATTCGAGCCACCAGCGTCCTCTGGTGGCCTCACCAGGACCCCTTAGCCATCCCACAGGAGCGCAGGCCTGGGGACCCCCAGGGACCCTGAAGGCTGCCTGACTCTGGAGACAGGTCTGCGGCCAGCACGGCCAGCTCTGTTCCAGTGGGAGACGTGGCGTGGGGACCCCCAGGATGACGCGAGTGCTCACAGGGCCAGAGGGAGACGCAGCCAGGCCCGCCTGCGATGGAGCCGGACACACGGGGCGGACGCGGGAGCCACCCCACCACCCGCTTCCCACGGGCCTGGCTCAGTGCCTCCCTGACACCCGACCAGATGAGCAGGCGCCCCAGACGGAGACCAAGGCCCCGACAGGGAGGCAGGTGTGAGCGTGTGGATGAGGTGCGAGTGAGCTGTGGCACAGGTGTGTGCACATCTGTGCAACAGGAAACGTGTACACGGGCCAAGAGCAGAGCCCAGGGCGAGTGGCGCAGCCGGGGGTTCaggaggagcagcggctgcagaGAGGGGGCTCCCGGGGCCTCCTGCGCAGAGGAGCCCGGGGCGCAGACTGCAGAGGGGGAGCCAGGCCCGGGACGCGCACCAGGGCCGCCCGAGGACGTGAGAGCGGCTGTGACGCGCTGAGGCACGCGGGGACCCCAGGCGGCCTGTGCACTGCACACGGAGCCAGTTCTGCAGGGACACAGGCTCCGGAGAGAGCAAGGCGCCCGAGCGCCCTGAGACCAAGCGCATGCGTGGTCCAGCCGCCAGGCCTGCCTCCTGGAGCCGTGCAaggaggacaggaggggacaggatgCCCACGAGCGTGGACCCCGCGGCCCCCTGCGTCAGCCCCACTTGCCTGGGTGTGGCCGCCACCCAAAGGATGCGGGCCGCTCATGGCAGGCCCGCGGTCAGCCCTGGGGCCCCCACAGGGAGCGGGTCACCAGGGCCCGAGTTCCCCTGCGCTGTGTGCCTGGGGACAAGCTGAGCTGCAGGAAGGGGTCAGGCCCGCCCATGACCCCCAGGCCGCTGGAGGCCTGAGCGGGCAGGGGAGCTGGGCACTGTGTCCCCCTAGCACGGGGGCCTCGCGGACAGCACCGTCCACCAGAAGTCAGTGACACGGGCAATGGCTCAGACAAGCTCTTTGAACAGAAAAAGAGCTTGTAAAAAGTTATGAAAACAACTGCTAAAAGGAAACAAAGTCTCCAGGCGGCACAGAGGGTCCAGCGACAGGCGCTGGGGGTGCTGGGCCCACCGCCGCCCACCCACCTTCTTTCAGCAGGTCAGTGATGTCCGCCTGGTACCGGTTCCCCACCCGGATCTCCCCCTTGTCCGCCAGGAGGGTCTTCTGCTGGGGGTCGTAGACCAGGGAGTAGAAGAAGAAGTCCTGGAAAGCAGCACGGGGCAGGGGTGTCGGCACACAGCACCGCGGCCGCGCCCACGGGGCTAGCAACCTGCTCAGACGCAGAGCCCACAGGCCCGGCTGCAGGCAGCTCCCCAAATCGCCTCGAGCCCGTCAGCAGCAAGTCTGAAAATTTAGTTTATAGAAGCATCTGACAGCAACAAAACTCATAAGACATCTGGGAACAAATCTGACAGATTCTGGGCTCGGCCTCTAAGACGGCAGGGTTCCCATGCAGTTGTCACAGGAAACGCACGCAGAGCGGCCACGTAACAGAACGTCCTGGGCCCGGCGCCCAGCACTGGCAGCTCCCAGCCCATGGGCACCCTCCTGCCGGCTCCAGGAGCACCCAGGGGGCGGCAGGCATGATGCGCCCTCCTTGGCCCCCGGGAAGCCGCGTTGAGCTGGCCTGGGCCACTTCTCAGAAGCAAGCCTACAGACCCGGGGCTTCCCCTGGGGCCTCGCCATATCCCGCAGGGTCCACCTGGCCCCGAGCCCCCACAGGCGGCAGTGGGCAGGGGCTGCTCCCATGTCAGGGCCGAGGGCTCCTGGGGGTAGGTCCCGTGGGCTGCAGCTGTGGCCTGCGCTGCCAGCTGCCCTCGCCTCAGCCACCCCCCTCTCCTCGGAGGCCCCCCTCCCCAGACAGGTGAAGGAGACCAGCAGGACATGCCCACTGTGACCCTGCAGGTGCCAGAGTGGGGCCCATGCACCTCCCGAGGCTGCTTCACAGTAGCCTTTGTGCAGAGACAGCCCCCCACGTCACTGCTCGGGCAGCTGCCACCAGGGGGACCTTTCCAAACTGCAGACCGCACGTCCGCTCCCCAGGGGAAGCTGCCTGGGGCCACAGCCCTGCTCTGCCCGCCACCTTCCCAggccacaccaggcctcccgcaGGCAGGCGGGCCGGGGCTCCCGGGGGCCCAGGCTGCCCCAGCGGCTCCTCTGCACCAACTCCAGGCAGCGTCGCCTAGCGGCTCTCCAACTCCTGAGTCAGGCGTCAGGGAGGCCACGCACCAGGCCGCCCTCGCTGGACCACTGGGACCACAGCTGCCTGCGCTCCCAGTCCACACCGCCCCCTCCGCACACTCCTCTGGGGCCCTGGAGAGCCTGGCCTTGCCTGGGGAGGGTGCCGCCCGCAGCGATGACccctgcaggagctgcagggaTGGTGGGCAGGTCCCCTGGGAGCCAGCAGCGCGTGTCCCCTGGACACGCGAGGAGGGGACCCTGCCCCTTGGCCACGCCCTGGCCTGCCCTTGCAGGGTGACGCCAGAGCCCTGCTGCGGCAACCCCTGCTGGCCCACCGGCTTCCCTGGACACGCATGTGTCCTCTAGAGACGGCTCTGATCATCATGCTTCTCGGGAGAGGGGGCGCTGGACAGGCAAGCCCATCAGAACCACCCGCCCTGGGGGTCACGGCTAGAGGGACAGCGGCCACAGGGTGAGGAGCTCGGGCATCACCGCGAGGCCCGTCCACCCACGGGAAGAGGTTGGTCCCCTGGCCCCAGTGGCACTGAGAACTCCTGTTTCATAAACTCAAGACACTTGCAGTCTCCCGGCCGGCAGTGCTGGGTCGTCACAGTGTGGCTGGGACACGGCAGCCAGTGTGGCTGGGTGGGCACCCGCCTAGCTGGGGAAGCCCAGACGGCACTCCGGCAGCCGCCACgggcctccccaccccaggccagaCAAGTTGTGCCCCTCGGGGGGCAGGGGAGCCTCACCTCCCGCTCCAGGTAGGACTTGAGGGACTCGGTCTCATTCAGCAAAGTGACGCTGCACTTCCCTCTGCAAGGCAGGACACAGGAGGGCGTGTGTCAGGGGAGGCAGGGAGTCCCCCGTGCCCACCCAGGCCTGCGGCACCTGATGTGAATgctccctgccccaggcctgcGGTACCTGATGTGTGTGGCGGGCAGGGACTCCAGCTGTCTAGACAGAAACAACTCCCGATGCCGCAGCTGGTGCTTGAGCTTCTCGGGCAGGTCCACCATCTCCGggttctccatctcctcctctattTCTCCTGAAGGACACAGAGGACACGTGCTCAGGCCACCGAACAGACCCACCCACTGGtggcccaggccccgcccccacggGGCCCCGGCAGGCGCTTGGGCAGCACTGGTTCTAGCCTAGCCGCCCCAGAAGTCCTCAGCCTGGGTGTCTGATCAGG
Proteins encoded:
- the MTA1 gene encoding metastasis-associated protein MTA1 isoform X5, which gives rise to MAANMYRVGDYVYFENSSSNPYLIRRIEELNKTASGNVEAKVVCFYRRRDISSSLIALADKHAREIEEEMENPEMVDLPEKLKHQLRHRELFLSRQLESLPATHIRGKCSVTLLNETESLKSYLEREDFFFYSLVYDPQQKTLLADKGEIRVGNRYQADITDLLKEGEEDGRDQSKLETKVWEARNPLVDKQIDQFLVVARSVGTFARALDCSSSVRQPSLHMSAAAASRDITLFHAMDTLHRSVYDVAKAISALVPQGGPVLCRDEMEEWSASEASLFEEALEKYGKDFTDIQQDFLPWKSLTSIIEYYYMWKTTDRYVQQKRLKAAEAESKLKQVYIPNYNKPNPNQISVNNVKAGVVNGAGPPGQSPGAGRACESCYTTQSYQWYSWGPPNMQCRLCASCWTYWKKYGGLKMPTRLDGERPGPNRSNMSPHGIPARSSGSPKFAMKTRQAFYLHTTKLTRIARRLCREILRPWHAARHPYMPINSAAIKAECTARLPEASQSPLVLKQATRKPLEAVLRFLETHPRPPKPDPVKSVSGVLSGLTPAKSAPVINNGSPTILGKRSYEQHNGVDGNVKKRLLMPSRGLANHGQTRHMGPSRNLLLNGKAYPTKVRLIRGGSLPPVKRRRMNWIDAPDDVFYMATEETRKIRKLLSSSETKRAARRPYKPIALRPSQALPLRPPPPAPVNDEPIVIED
- the MTA1 gene encoding metastasis-associated protein MTA1 isoform X1, with protein sequence MAANMYRVGDYVYFENSSSNPYLIRRIEELNKTASGNVEAKVVCFYRRRDISSSLIALADKHATLSVCYKTGSGADTGEEGEIEEEMENPEMVDLPEKLKHQLRHRELFLSRQLESLPATHIRGKCSVTLLNETESLKSYLEREDFFFYSLVYDPQQKTLLADKGEIRVGNRYQADITDLLKEGEEDGRDQSKLETKVWEARNPLVDKQIDQFLVVARSVGTFARALDCSSSVRQPSLHMSAAAASRDITLFHAMDTLHRSVYDVAKAISALVPQGGPVLCRDEMEEWSASEASLFEEALEKYGKDFTDIQQDFLPWKSLTSIIEYYYMWKTTDRYVQQKRLKAAEAESKLKQVYIPNYNKPNPNQISVNNVKAGVVNGAGPPGQSPGAGRACESCYTTQSYQWYSWGPPNMQCRLCASCWTYWKKYGGLKMPTRLDGERPGPNRSNMSPHGIPARSSGSPKFAMKTRQAFYLHTTKLTRIARRLCREILRPWHAARHPYMPINSAAIKAECTARLPEASQSPLVLKQATRKPLEAVLRFLETHPRPPKPDPVKSVSGVLSGLTPAKSAPVINNGSPTILGKRSYEQHNGVDGNVKKRLLMPSRGTYLGLANHGQTRHMGPSRNLLLNGKAYPTKVRLIRGGSLPPVKRRRMNWIDAPDDVFYMATEETRKIRKLLSSSETKRAARRPYKPIALRPSQALPLRPPPPAPVNDEPIVIED
- the MTA1 gene encoding metastasis-associated protein MTA1 isoform X4; the protein is MAANMYRVGDYVYFENSSSNPYLIRRIEELNKTASGNVEAKVVCFYRRRDISSSLIALADKHAREIEEEMENPEMVDLPEKLKHQLRHRELFLSRQLESLPATHIRGKCSVTLLNETESLKSYLEREDFFFYSLVYDPQQKTLLADKGEIRVGNRYQADITDLLKEGEEDGRDQSKLETKVWEARNPLVDKQIDQFLVVARSVGTFARALDCSSSVRQPSLHMSAAAASRDITLFHAMDTLHRSVYDVAKAISALVPQGGPVLCRDEMEEWSASEASLFEEALEKYGKDFTDIQQDFLPWKSLTSIIEYYYMWKTTDRYVQQKRLKAAEAESKLKQVYIPNYNKPNPNQISVNNVKAGVVNGAGPPGQSPGAGRACESCYTTQSYQWYSWGPPNMQCRLCASCWTYWKKYGGLKMPTRLDGERPGPNRSNMSPHGIPARSSGSPKFAMKTRQAFYLHTTKLTRIARRLCREILRPWHAARHPYMPINSAAIKAECTARLPEASQSPLVLKQATRKPLEAVLRFLETHPRPPKPDPVKSVSGVLSGLTPAKSAPVINNGSPTILGKRSYEQHNGVDGNVKKRLLMPSRGTYLGLANHGQTRHMGPSRNLLLNGKAYPTKVRLIRGGSLPPVKRRRMNWIDAPDDVFYMATEETRKIRKLLSSSETKRAARRPYKPIALRPSQALPLRPPPPAPVNDEPIVIED
- the MTA1 gene encoding metastasis-associated protein MTA1 isoform X3 encodes the protein MAANMYRVGDYVYFENSSSNPYLIRRIEELNKTASGNVEAKVVCFYRRRDISSSLIALADKHATLSVCYKTGSGADTGEEGEIEEEMENPEMVDLPEKLKHQLRHRELFLSRQLESLPATHIRGKCSVTLLNETESLKSYLEREDFFFYSLVYDPQQKTLLADKGEIRVGNRYQADITDLLKEGEEDGRDQSKLETKVWEARNPLVDKQIDQFLVVARSVGTFARALDCSSSVRQPSLHMSAAAASRDITLFHAMDTLHRSVYDVAKAISALVPQGGPVLCRDEMEEWSASEASLFEEALEKYGKDFTDIQQDFLPWKSLTSIIEYYYMWKTTDRYVQQKRLKAAEAESKLKQVYIPNYNKPNPNQISVNNVKAGVVNGAGPPGQSPGAGRACESCYTTQSYQWYSWGPPNMQCRLCASCWTYWKKYGGLKMPTRLDGERPGPNRSNMSPHGIPARSSGSPKFAMKTRQAFYLHTTKLTRIARRLCREILRPWHAARHPYMPINSAAIKAECTARLPEASQSPLVLKQATRKPLEAVLRFLETHPRPPKPDPVKSVSGVLSGLTPAKSAPVINNGSPTILGKRSYEQHNGVDGLANHGQTRHMGPSRNLLLNGKAYPTKVRLIRGGSLPPVKRRRMNWIDAPDDVFYMATEETRKIRKLLSSSETKRAARRPYKPIALRPSQALPLRPPPPAPVNDEPIVIED
- the MTA1 gene encoding metastasis-associated protein MTA1 isoform X2, which translates into the protein MAANMYRVGDYVYFENSSSNPYLIRRIEELNKTASGNVEAKVVCFYRRRDISSSLIALADKHATLSVCYKTGSGADTGEEGEIEEEMENPEMVDLPEKLKHQLRHRELFLSRQLESLPATHIRGKCSVTLLNETESLKSYLEREDFFFYSLVYDPQQKTLLADKGEIRVGNRYQADITDLLKEGEEDGRDQSKLETKVWEARNPLVDKQIDQFLVVARSVGTFARALDCSSSVRQPSLHMSAAAASRDITLFHAMDTLHRSVYDVAKAISALVPQGGPVLCRDEMEEWSASEASLFEEALEKYGKDFTDIQQDFLPWKSLTSIIEYYYMWKTTDRYVQQKRLKAAEAESKLKQVYIPNYNKPNPNQISVNNVKAGVVNGAGPPGQSPGAGRACESCYTTQSYQWYSWGPPNMQCRLCASCWTYWKKYGGLKMPTRLDGERPGPNRSNMSPHGIPARSSGSPKFAMKTRQAFYLHTTKLTRIARRLCREILRPWHAARHPYMPINSAAIKAECTARLPEASQSPLVLKQATRKPLEAVLRFLETHPRPPKPDPVKSVSGVLSGLTPAKSAPVINNGSPTILGKRSYEQHNGVDGNVKKRLLMPSRGLANHGQTRHMGPSRNLLLNGKAYPTKVRLIRGGSLPPVKRRRMNWIDAPDDVFYMATEETRKIRKLLSSSETKRAARRPYKPIALRPSQALPLRPPPPAPVNDEPIVIED
- the MTA1 gene encoding metastasis-associated protein MTA1 isoform X6 produces the protein MAANMYRVGDYVYFENSSSNPYLIRRIEELNKTASGNVEAKVVCFYRRRDISSSLIALADKHAREIEEEMENPEMVDLPEKLKHQLRHRELFLSRQLESLPATHIRGKCSVTLLNETESLKSYLEREDFFFYSLVYDPQQKTLLADKGEIRVGNRYQADITDLLKEGEEDGRDQSKLETKVWEARNPLVDKQIDQFLVVARSVGTFARALDCSSSVRQPSLHMSAAAASRDITLFHAMDTLHRSVYDVAKAISALVPQGGPVLCRDEMEEWSASEASLFEEALEKYGKDFTDIQQDFLPWKSLTSIIEYYYMWKTTDRYVQQKRLKAAEAESKLKQVYIPNYNKPNPNQISVNNVKAGVVNGAGPPGQSPGAGRACESCYTTQSYQWYSWGPPNMQCRLCASCWTYWKKYGGLKMPTRLDGERPGPNRSNMSPHGIPARSSGSPKFAMKTRQAFYLHTTKLTRIARRLCREILRPWHAARHPYMPINSAAIKAECTARLPEASQSPLVLKQATRKPLEAVLRFLETHPRPPKPDPVKSVSGVLSGLTPAKSAPVINNGSPTILGKRSYEQHNGVDGLANHGQTRHMGPSRNLLLNGKAYPTKVRLIRGGSLPPVKRRRMNWIDAPDDVFYMATEETRKIRKLLSSSETKRAARRPYKPIALRPSQALPLRPPPPAPVNDEPIVIED
- the MTA1 gene encoding metastasis-associated protein MTA1 isoform X7, with the translated sequence MAANMYRVGDYVYFENSSSNPYLIRRIEELNKTASGNVEAKVVCFYRRRDISSSLIALADKHATLSVCYKTGSGADTGEEGEIEEEMENPEMVDLPEKLKHQLRHRELFLSRQLESLPATHIRGKCSVTLLNETESLKSYLEREDFFFYSLVYDPQQKTLLADKGEIRVGNRYQADITDLLKEGEEDGRDQSKLETKVWEARNPLVDKQIDQFLVVARSVGTFARALDCSSSVRQPSLHMSAAAASRDITLFHAMDTLHRSVYDVAKAISALVPQGGPVLCRDEMEEWSASEASLFEEALEKYGKDFTDIQQDFLPWKSLTSIIEYYYMWKTTDRYVQQKRLKAAEAESKLKQVYIPNYNKPNPNQISVNNVKAGVVNGAGPPGQSPGAGRACESCYMSPLRVLLDILEEIWWLENANPVRWREAGTQSQ